One window from the genome of Sardina pilchardus chromosome 12, fSarPil1.1, whole genome shotgun sequence encodes:
- the hsp90aa1.2 gene encoding heat shock protein 90, alpha (cytosolic), class A member 1, tandem duplicate 2, whose amino-acid sequence MPEPQDQTMEEEAETFAFQAEIAQLMSLIINTFYSNKEIFLRELISNSSDALDKIRYESLTEPSKLDSGKELKIDIIPNKEDRTITLIDTGIGMTKADLINNLGTIAKSGTKAFMEALQAGADISMIGQFGVGFYSAYLVAEKVTVITKHHDDEQYVWESSAGGSFTVKVDTDEPMGRGTKVILHLKEDQAEYLEERRLKEIVKKHSQFIGYPITLFVEKERDKEVSDDEAEEEEKEKKEKKEGEEEEKDADKPEIEDVGSDEEEDHDHHGHDHDHDQCGDKKKKKKKIKEKYIDQEELNKTKPLWTRNPEDITNEEYGEFYKSLTNDWEDHLAVKHFSVEGQLEFRALLFVPRRAPFDLFENKKKKNNIKLYVRRVFIMDNCDEVIPEYLNFIRGVVDSEDLPLNISREMLQQSKILKVIRKNLVKKCLELFAELAEDKDNYKKYYEQFSKNIKLGIHEDSQNRKKLSELLRYYTSATGDEMVSLKDYVTRMKDTQKHIYYITGETKDQVANSAFVERLRKAGLEVIYMIEPIDEYCVQQLKEFEGKNLVSVTKEGLELPEDDEQKKKQEEKKSQFENLCKIMKDILEKKVEKVTVSNRLVSSPCCIVTSTYGWTANMERIMKAQALRDNSTMGYMAAKKHLEVNPDHPIVETLRKKAEADKNDKSVKDLVILLFETALLSSGFTLDDPQTHSNRIYRMIKLGLGIDEDDLSTEDTSPAPIEDMPPLEGDDDTSRMEEVD is encoded by the exons ATGCCTGAACCACAAGATCAGACCATGGAAGAAGAGGCAGAGACCTTTGCCTTCCAGGCAGAAATTGCCCAGCTGATGTCCTTGATCATCAACACTTTCTACTCAAATAAAGAAATCTTCCTCAGGGAATTAATCTCTAACTCCTCAGAT GCTCTGGACAAAATCCGCTATGAAAGTCTTACAGAACCAAGCAAGTTGGACTCTGGTAAAGAACTCAAGATTGATATCATTCCCAACAAAGAGGATCGCACCATCACTCTCATCGACACTGGCATCGGTATGACCAAGGCTGACCTCATCAACAACCTGGGTACCATTGCCAAGTCTGGCACCAAGGCCTTCATGGAGGCTCTGCAGGCTGGAGCCGACATCTCCATGATCGGGCAGTTTGGTGTGGGTTTCTACTCCGCTTACCTGGTGGCAGAGAAGGTGACGGTCATCACCAAACACCACGATGATGAGCAGTATGTCTGGGAGTCTTCCGCTGGAGGCTCCTTCACTGTCAAAGTCGATACAG ACGAGCCAATGGGCCGTGGCACTAAGGTGATCCTACACCTGAAGGAGGACCAGGCAGAGTACTTGGAGGAACGACGACTTAAAGAGATTGTCAAGAAGCACTCACAGTTCATTGGCTACCCTATTACCCTTTTT GTGGAGAAGGAGCGTGACAAGGAAGTGAGTGACGAtgaagcggaggaggaggagaaagagaagaaggagaagaaggaaggagaggaggaagagaaagacgcAGACAAGCCCGAGATAGAGGACGTGGGCTCAGACGAGGAGGAAGACCACGACCACCACGGCCACGACCACGACCACGACCAGTGCGGGgacaaaaagaagaagaagaagaagatcaaGGAGAAGTACATCGACCAGGAGGAGCTGAACAAGACCAAGCCTCTCTGGACCCGTAACCCTGAGGACATCACCAACGAGGAGTATGGGGAGTTCTACAAGAGCCTTACAAACGACTGGGAGGACCACCTGGCTGTCAAG CACTTCTCGGTGGAAGGTCAGCTAGAGTTCCGTGCCCTCCTCTTTGTGCCCCGCCGTGCGCCCTTTGACCTCTTtgagaacaagaagaagaagaacaatatCAAGCTCTATGTGCGCAGAGTCTTCATCATGGACAACTGTGATGAGGTTATCCCAGAGTACCTCA ACTTTATCCGTGGTGTGGTGGACTCTGAGGATCTTCCCCTGAACATCTCCAGAGAGATGCTTCAGCAGAGCAAGATCCTGAAGGTCATCCGCAAAAACCTGGTCAAGAAGTGCCTGGAACTCTTTGCTGAACTGGCCGAGGACAAGGACAACTACAAGAAGTACTACGAGCAGTTCTCCAAGAACATCAAG TTGGGCATCCACGAAGACTCCCAGAATAGGAAGAAGCTCTCTGAGCTGCTGCGTTACTACACTTCGGCCACCGGGGACGAGATGGTGTCCCTAAAAGACTACGTCACGCGCATGAaggacacacagaagcacatctACTACATCACTG GTGAGACGAAGGACCAGGTGGCCAACTCCGCCTTTGTGGAGCGCCTGCGTAAGGCTGGCCTGGAGGTCATCTACATGATCGAGCCCATCGATGAGTACTGCGTCCAGCAGCTGAAGGAGTTTGAGGGCAAGAACCTGGTGTCTGTGACCAAGGAGGGCCTGGAGCTGCCCGAGGACGACGAGCAGAAGAagaaacaggaagagaagaagtCTCAGTTTGAAAACCTGTGCAAGATCATGAAGGACATCCTGGAGAAGAAGGTGGAAAAG GTAACAGTGTCCAACCGCCTGGTGTCCTCCCCCTGCTGCATTGTGACCAGCACGTATGGCTGGACGGCCAACATGGAGAGGATCATGAAGGCCCAGGCTCTGAGGGACAACTCCACCATGGGCTACATGGCCGCCAAGAAGCACCTGGAGGTCAACCCCGACCACCCCATCGTCGAGACGCTCAGGAAGAAGGCCGAGGCTGACAAGAATGACAAATCAGTGAAGGACCTGGTGATCCTGCTGTTCGAGACTGCCCTGCTGTCCTCTGGGTTCACCCTGGATGACCCCCAGACACACTCCAATCGCATCTACAGGATGATCAAACTGGGCTTAG GCATCGATGAGGATGACCTGTCCACAGAGGACACCAGTCCTGCTCCCATAGAGGACATGCCGCCTCTGGAGGGTGACGACGACACATCCCGAATGGAGGAAGTAGATTAA